The Gordonia terrae genome contains the following window.
CCGGGTCTGGGTGGCCCGGCTACAGCACCGCGTTCAGGGCCGCGGAGTTGGCGGCCGAGAAGTTCTCCTCGTGGCTGGTCTGGTACTCGTTCCACGCGGCCGAGTCCCAGATCTCGAGGTGGTCGAAACTGCCGAACACCACGCACTCTTTCGTCAGCCCCGCGTAGACACGATGGTCGACGGACAGGCTGATCCTGCCCTGACCATCTGGTCGTTGTTCTTCCGAACCGGCGAAGAAGGTTCGCTGAAAGGCACGCAGATCGGGATCGTTTCGGGATGCCTCGACGATCCGAGCGGCGATCGCATCGAACTCCTCGGTCCGGTACACCGACAAGCTGTGATCTTGGCCTTTGGTGACCACTACCCCTCCTGCCAGTGCGTCGCGGAACTTGGCGGGCAGCGTGAGCCGCCCCTTGTCGTCCAACTTGGGCGTGTAGGTACCGACGAATCGCACGGACACGTCGACACCTCCTGCCCACCGGATTCCGCGCCGTCCTGCGCCTCACCCGGTGATGCCACAGTACCCCACTTTCCACCACTTTCCACCCCACACGCCCCCTGATTCACCCCACCTCAGCAAATATGCAGTTCAGAGACGTTGATTCGAGTGTGGCGAAGCCTGCCTCGGCGCGTCGCGAGAAGAAATCTCGACGCGAGCGGCGTGACAAGAGGTGCTTTGTGTTGCCAGAGAGGCTTGAATGACCGGGCGAAACCGATGGGTGGGGCGTAGTGGGGCGCCCAGGTGGGGGGAAGTGGGGATCGCCGGTGGGGTGAAGTGGGGACACCGTCGACTGGGCGTCCAATCTCGTCGACTGGGCGTCCGATCCCGTCGACCGTGCGTCCGATCCCGTCGACTGTGCGTCACGCAGTGTTTCAGAACTCACAGGAGGCGAACGGCAGCACGAAAAGAGCCGCGTGCCCGAAGGCACGCGGCTCTCTCTATGCAGTTGTGTCGCGGGGTCGGTCAGCCGATCGACGAACGCGGGGTCGCGATCAGCAGATCACTCTTGCTCGAACCGCCGATTGAATCGCTCCTCCATACGTTCGGACAGCTTGCGCTTGCCGCCGGACGACCCGGATTGCTTCTTGCCGGCCCTGGGGGCCGACGAACCGGACTCGGCGGTGCCGCTGCTGTCTCCCCAGAGAGCGAAGAGACCGGCCCCGAACATCACCAGGAAGCCCAGCAGGCTCACTATCGGGAATCCGCCGATGCTGATGTCGACGATGAGTCCGCCGACCAGCATCACCAGGCCGACGACGAAGATCGCCGCCGCCTGCAAGCGACGACGACCGCTCGACCTCCCCAGACGTCGACGCTTGACACTGGACGCAAACTTGGGGTCTTCCGCGTACAGCGCGCTCTCGATTTGTTCGAGCATGCGTTGCTCGTGCTCCGAAAGTGGCACCGACCCTCCTTCTCACTGATCCGCGACGCCGACGAAGGTCACCCGCGACCGGAAAGGCGTCTGCGCCTATATCGTCCCATGATACGAGGTGAAACCGACCGCGACCACCATTACTCGCCGTTGCGGATGACCGGCCGGTGCGAGATACGGCAAAGTGTGGCCCGATTCACGCTGTCGCGCCGATCTGCGGGGCCTCGAAACCGAGTTTTCCTTGCTCGTAGGCGATGACCATCGTCTCGACCTGGCGCAGGAAGTCGAGGACGAGCAGACGCATTCCGGCCACGCTGTCGGGGTCGACCGTGCGGATGATGCCGGACTCGATCTTCATCCGCACCGGCGAGAGCGCCGCGAACCGGGCTGCGATCGGCGCCAGCTCAGGTGCGACCATGCCGATGCGCGTCCACGCGTTCGATGTCGACGTCCTGCGCCGGACCGTGCCGATCGGCTCGTGGACGGCCAGGGCCGCACCCGATGCGCGGAGGGCGACCAGATACAGCTGACGAAAACGTTCGGCACCGTCGTCGACGCCGTCAGCGTTGTCGAGGAGCAGGTGTGCGCGCTCGAGGAGATCGCGGGCGCGGCCGACCATCACCGGATCGACGGGTGCCCCGTGGGTGAGAGCTGTGGCGCTGCGACTCCTGGCCATGCCGTCCTCCTCCTCGTGCGTGTGGTCGTTGTGTCCGGCGGCAGACGCTTCCCTCGTCCGCCGCCGGACCGTGTCGTGGATGAACGCGAACAGCTTGCGGAGGCACATTCATCGAACATCCGTTCGACACGTTCAATATAGCTAGCCCGGCGTCGGTGTTCAAGACATCTGTGACCCGAAAACACCGCCGGCCTGTACAACGCCACCACCCGCGACCCGATTCCTGCCGAGTGTGCATCATCGATAGGACAATTCCCGGAAGTGTCCGGCGCCGGTATCCACCCCAGAGGGCGGTGCCCGTCGGTGATGCCGGGCGACTCATACGCGCCGACGACGACGCAGAGACCGACGACGTTGAGAACGACGACGAGGAGAACGGGAGTCCGTTGACGATCCGCCTGGTGAGCCTGACCGGCCAGGACGCCCGGGCCTGGCTCGAGCCCGCATTGGAGATCTACGTGACCGCGATGAACTATCCGCGCGGTACCGAGATCCACCGCGCCGGGCTCTGGCGTGAGCACATCGGCCGGCCCGGATGGCGCGCGGTGGGTGCGGTCGAGACCGTGAGTCCCCACGAGGCGCGGACCATGCCTGCCGCGCGCCGTCGGGTGGGTCCGCCGGTCGGCATCGGGCCCGACGACCTGCTGGTCGGCATCGCCTACGGATACACCGGCGCGACCGACCAGTGGTGGAATCAGCAGCTGCGACTCGGACTCCGTCAGACCGGCCGCCGGCCCGGGACGATCGAGGCGATCGCCCGCGACTACTTCGAACTCACCGAATTGCACGTGCACCCCACCGCCCAGGGACGAGGAATCGGCCAGTGGCTGCTCGCGCGACTCCTCGCCGACCGGCCCGAACGTCACGTACTCCTCTCGACCCCGGAGATCCCTGCCGAGGACAACCGGGCGTGGTCGTTGTACCGGCGGATGGGCTTCACCGACGTCCTGCGTCATTTCACCTTCACCGGCGACCCCCGTCCGTTCGCCTTCCTCGGACGGCCGCTCCCCCTCGAACTACAACCGCCGACCACGGCCCGGCGCGCCGAAGCCGGGAGCTGACGTGAACGGAACCCGGCGCGACGCCGTCATCATCGGCGGGGGCCACAACGGGCTGATCGCCGCGGCCTATCTGGCACAGGCCGGACGGGAGGTGGAGGTCCTCGAGCGGGACGAGATCCCCGGCGGCGCCGTCTCGACCGTCGAACGGTTCCCCGGGCACCGGGTCGACCGCGGGTCGTCGTCGCACCTGATGATCCGTCACTCCCCCGTCCTCGACGACCTCGAGCTGGCCGCACACGGTCTGCGGTACGTCGACTGCGATCCGTGGGCGTTCGTCCCGGCGACCGAGACGGCCCCGCCGATCGTCTTCCGCACCGACCTCGACGCGACCTGCACGTCGATCGAAAATGCCTGTGGTGCAGCCGATGCCGCCGCCTACCGCCGATTCGTCGCCACGTGGACACCACGTGCCCGCGCGGTCATGGACGCGTTCTACCAACCCGCGACGATGGCTCGGTTCGGCCGGGCCTTCGGCGGGCTCGGCGACACCGCGACCACGGCGCGCACCGGATTCCTCGGCCGGCGGGGCGGCCGGGTGCTGAACCTCACCGCCGAGTTGATGGCCTCGGGCGACTCGCTTCTCGACGAGTACTTCGACTCCGAACAGCTCAAGGCCGGACTCGCGTGGTTCGGCGCGCAGTCCGGGCCGCCGATGAGTGCACCGGGGACCGCACCGATGATCGGCTTCGCCGCACTCATGCACCGGATTCCACCCGGCCGCGCGATCGGGGGCAGCGGTGCCCTCACCGACGCACTCGTACACCGGATCGCCCACGACGGCGGCATCGTCTCGTGCGGCGACCCCGCGGTCTCCATCGCGCGCTGCGGCGACCACTGGCAAGTACTCACCCGCAGCGGCGAAACACGCTGTGCCGGCACCATCATCAGCGCCTGCCACGTGCTGACGACGCTGGATCTCCTTGCCGCCGGCGGCTACGACGCCGGCACCATCGACCGGTGGCGACGCGCCATCGTCGTCGGCAGCGGGATCGGTATGGCGGTACGGCTGGGGACGACGAGCCTGCCCGCCTACCGGGATCTGCCGGACGACCTGCCCGAGCACGGTGTCCATTCGGCTCTCGGACTGCTCGTCACCGACCGCGCCCACCTCACCCGGGCCCACGCCGCGGCGTCGGTGGGCGAGCTCCCGCCGCGTCCCGCGGTGGTCGCGATGAGCTACTCGGCGATCGATCCGACACTCGCTCCGCCGGGCCGTTCCGTCATCAACCTGTGGGCGCAGTGGCATCCGTACCGGCTGGCCGAGGGCGACTGGCCCGCCGCGGCCGACCGGGCCGCGAAGGCCGTCTGCGACGAGGTCGACCGCCATGCACCCGGATTCGCCGAGTCGATCGCACACCGGTACATCCAGACACCGCGGGATCTCGCCGACGAGCTGGGCCTGATCGGCGGCAACATCATGCACGTCGAGATGTCCATCGACCAGATGTTCATGTGGCGCCCGACCCCCGACCTCGCGGGTCACCGGGTGCCCGGCGCCGACGGGCTGCTCCTCGCCGGCGCGTCGACACACCCCGGTGGGGGTGTCACCGGCGCCAGCGGGTACATCGCCGCCCAGTCGGCTCTGCGGCGCGGGCGCCGGGGGTTCGGCCGCCGATCCTGACTCGCCGACCGTCCGACCCGAGAAGCGCCCTGGACAAGGACCCTCGAGCGACCGCCGCCCGCGATCTGCCGCTGGGCCGCGGTGGGCGGTGTCCGGGCCGGGTGGTTCGACATCGGGGTGGCCGGGAGACCCGACGCGGCGCGGCACGATGGGTGCCCCGCGCTTCCGCCGAGGTCTGGCACGATGAGCACCGTGCGTTCGTCGAATCCCGTACCGGGTGCGCCCGAGTCCCGCCGAGCCCGGCGCCTGCTGCCGTCCGCGGTGGCCGTCGCCCTCGTCGCCCTGTCCCCGTTGATGGCCGGTTGTCTCGAGCGGTCGACGACGGTCGGTGATCGCTACTCGGGGAGCGTGGTCGTCGCGACCACCCCGGACAATCCGCGCGGGACACCGCAG
Protein-coding sequences here:
- the mraZ gene encoding division/cell wall cluster transcriptional repressor MraZ; this encodes MSVRFVGTYTPKLDDKGRLTLPAKFRDALAGGVVVTKGQDHSLSVYRTEEFDAIAARIVEASRNDPDLRAFQRTFFAGSEEQRPDGQGRISLSVDHRVYAGLTKECVVFGSFDHLEIWDSAAWNEYQTSHEENFSAANSAALNAVL
- a CDS encoding DUF3040 domain-containing protein — protein: MPLSEHEQRMLEQIESALYAEDPKFASSVKRRRLGRSSGRRRLQAAAIFVVGLVMLVGGLIVDISIGGFPIVSLLGFLVMFGAGLFALWGDSSGTAESGSSAPRAGKKQSGSSGGKRKLSERMEERFNRRFEQE
- a CDS encoding SAV_6107 family HEPN domain-containing protein, with the protein product MARSRSATALTHGAPVDPVMVGRARDLLERAHLLLDNADGVDDGAERFRQLYLVALRASGAALAVHEPIGTVRRRTSTSNAWTRIGMVAPELAPIAARFAALSPVRMKIESGIIRTVDPDSVAGMRLLVLDFLRQVETMVIAYEQGKLGFEAPQIGATA
- a CDS encoding GNAT family N-acetyltransferase, yielding MTIRLVSLTGQDARAWLEPALEIYVTAMNYPRGTEIHRAGLWREHIGRPGWRAVGAVETVSPHEARTMPAARRRVGPPVGIGPDDLLVGIAYGYTGATDQWWNQQLRLGLRQTGRRPGTIEAIARDYFELTELHVHPTAQGRGIGQWLLARLLADRPERHVLLSTPEIPAEDNRAWSLYRRMGFTDVLRHFTFTGDPRPFAFLGRPLPLELQPPTTARRAEAGS
- a CDS encoding phytoene desaturase family protein encodes the protein MNGTRRDAVIIGGGHNGLIAAAYLAQAGREVEVLERDEIPGGAVSTVERFPGHRVDRGSSSHLMIRHSPVLDDLELAAHGLRYVDCDPWAFVPATETAPPIVFRTDLDATCTSIENACGAADAAAYRRFVATWTPRARAVMDAFYQPATMARFGRAFGGLGDTATTARTGFLGRRGGRVLNLTAELMASGDSLLDEYFDSEQLKAGLAWFGAQSGPPMSAPGTAPMIGFAALMHRIPPGRAIGGSGALTDALVHRIAHDGGIVSCGDPAVSIARCGDHWQVLTRSGETRCAGTIISACHVLTTLDLLAAGGYDAGTIDRWRRAIVVGSGIGMAVRLGTTSLPAYRDLPDDLPEHGVHSALGLLVTDRAHLTRAHAAASVGELPPRPAVVAMSYSAIDPTLAPPGRSVINLWAQWHPYRLAEGDWPAAADRAAKAVCDEVDRHAPGFAESIAHRYIQTPRDLADELGLIGGNIMHVEMSIDQMFMWRPTPDLAGHRVPGADGLLLAGASTHPGGGVTGASGYIAAQSALRRGRRGFGRRS